From Spiroplasma endosymbiont of Amphimallon solstitiale:
ATTTTGGAAAATAAAGAACAACAATTTTATATGCTAAAAAATAATAATTTATTTATTGGCAAAATTCAAATTACTAAAAAAGGATTTGGATTTGTTAAATTATTAAATAGTGAAGAAGAATATTACGTTAATATAAAAAACATAAATAATGCGTTAAATAATGATGAAGTATTATGTAAGTTAGTAAAAATTAATAATCAGAATGATGAGGCTGTAGTATTAAAAATTATTAAACGTGATACTAATCTTCTTGTTGGTACTGTTATTGTTAATGCAGATACGAAAGTAAAAACATTATTAATTCAAAATGCAAAGTTACAACAGTATGAAGTTAATATTTTAAATCCTGATAAAGCGTTAGAAAATAATATTGTTGTTGCAAAAATTAAAAATTTTGAACAAAATATTTTTAATGTTACTATTACTAAAATCTTGGGTAATATTAATGATCCTGGTGTTGATATTTTAGCTGTTATTTATGAAATTGGCATTAAAGCACAATTTGATGTTGAAACATTAGCAGCAACAGATAAGGTGCCATTAACAGTTTTAGAATCAGATAAAATTGGTCGTATTGATTTGACTAAAGAGTTATTAGTTACAATTGATGGTAAAGATGCTAAAGATTTTGATGATGCTATTTGTGTTACTAAACTAGCTAATGGTAATTATCGTTTAATTGTAGCTATTGCTGATGTTAGTCATTATGTAACAGAAAATAGTCCTTTAGATGAAGAGGCATTTACTCGTGGTACATCTGTTTACTTAGCAGATCGTGTTATTCCTATGTTACCAACGCAGTTATCAAATGGTATTTGTTCTTTAAATGAACAAGTAGAACGTTTATGTATGGTTTGTGATATGGAAATTGATAAGAATGGTTTAACAGTAAAACATAAAATTTATCAGGCATTTATGAAATCAGCAAGAAGAATGAATTATGACGAAGTAAATGATGGATATAATGGTAAAAATCCAAATTTTATTAAAACACATCCACAAATTTGAGAAATGTTACTAAAAGCAAAAGAATTGCACCAAATTTTATGAAAGTTTAAACAAGATGCTGGAGTAATTGATTTTGAAATTAATGAAGCAAAAACAATTATTAACGACAATGGAGAAGTAACTGATATTATTTTAAGAACTCGTGATATCGCTGAAAAATTAATTGAAAGTTTTATGATTAGAGCTAATGAAGTAGTTGCTAAAACTGTATTTGATATGAAATTACCTTTTATTTATCGTGTTCATGAACATCCTCGTTCTAAAAAAATGCATCAAATGGTTACAATTCTGAAATTAATGGGCATTAAACTAAATCCAAAAATCACAAATATTAGTTCAAAAGATTTACAATTATTATTAAATTCTTTAAAACAATTACCAACATTTCAAATTTTATCAACTTTATTATTAAGAAGTATGGAAAAAGCACAGTATACTAATAAATGTATTGGCCATTTTGGACTTGCTAGTGATTATTATACACATTTTACTTCGCCAATTAGACGTTATCCTGATTTAATAGTTCATCGTTTATTGCGTCAATATATAGTTAAAAGAGAAATAAATGCTAAAATAATTGAGAAATATCAAAGTTTTACTAATTGAGCTGCTGAGCAATCTAGTAATATGGAATTAAAAGCATTAGAGTGTGAACGAGCTGTAGATCAAATGAAAAAAGCAGAATACATGATGCAATTTATTGGTCATAAATTTGAAGGTATAATTTCTAGTGTAACTGGCTTTGGATTATTTGTTGAGTTAGATAATACAATTGAGGGTTTAATTAGAATTGCAGACATGACTGATGATTATTATATTTTTAATGAAAAAGCGATGATTTTGTTTGGTGAAAGAAAACGAAAACAGTATGCTCTTGGTCAAAAGGTCAGTGTTCTTGTTAAAAGTGCAAATAAAGTTGCTAGAACTATTGATTTTATTTTAGAAGAAAATGGTCAGCAAAATAAAAACCGTGATAAAAATAATAATAATCAATCATCAAAAATGTATAAAGCAAATAATTTTAAATATAGAAAAAAGATAAAACTAAATGGTAAAGTTAAAAAAAAATAAAAGTGAAAAGAAAAATGGAGTAAAAAAATGAAAATACAAGGGCAAAAAAGATTAATTCAACAAAGCAATCTTAACATTGAATGCTATTATTATAATTATTTTAAATCGCCAGGCTTAAAACAATATCCGGATTTATTATGAGTTAATGAAGATTATAACTTAATTAAGCAAGTAAATATTGAACAAGATATTGTAATAAGATTAGCAACTAATTTATTTGAAGTTGGTCAAAAATTTAATTTGTTTGAAAATTTAGATTATTTTATTATGATGCCAAAAAAACCTACTTCAGTTAGTAGTTTAGAATTAGTAATAATTGAATTAGTTAAAATTATTAAAAAAAAATTAAATTATAAAATATTATTTATTAATAATATTTTCCAAGTTGATAACTACCGTAAATTTTGAGAAAATAAATTAAAAGTTAGCGAAAGACAAATGGAAATTACTAATAAGATTCATTTATTACCTAAATATATTAATTTTTTTAATAAAAAAAACATTATTATTATTGATGATATAGTTGCCTCGGGAATTTCTATTGCCCAAACTATTTTAGAAATTATCAATAATAATAATAATTTTAAAATTAAAGCTTTGTGTTATGGTTCAGTTTATAATTGAGAAGAAATTTATAAATAGTTAAAAGAGTTTCCTAATTTTTCTCTTTTTTTCTTCTAATGAGTCTGATTCAGATATATTATAAGAATCCTCAATATTATTTATAAATGCATAATTAATTTCAGCATTAATTTGATTTTTAGCAATAAGTTTTAAAATAAAATCAGCAGTATCTGCTTCTAAAGCAAATGTGTAAATTTCAAATTCATCTTCATTAATAATTTCCGTTTTAGTAGAAATTTTTAAAATATGATTTTGTTCATCAATAATAATTTTGCAAACCTCAAGTTTTTTACCAGT
This genomic window contains:
- the rnr gene encoding ribonuclease R codes for the protein MKQEIINELQNSITPLSTVDLTVKLNITNHHQQQELIADLEELKNSEIILENKEQQFYMLKNNNLFIGKIQITKKGFGFVKLLNSEEEYYVNIKNINNALNNDEVLCKLVKINNQNDEAVVLKIIKRDTNLLVGTVIVNADTKVKTLLIQNAKLQQYEVNILNPDKALENNIVVAKIKNFEQNIFNVTITKILGNINDPGVDILAVIYEIGIKAQFDVETLAATDKVPLTVLESDKIGRIDLTKELLVTIDGKDAKDFDDAICVTKLANGNYRLIVAIADVSHYVTENSPLDEEAFTRGTSVYLADRVIPMLPTQLSNGICSLNEQVERLCMVCDMEIDKNGLTVKHKIYQAFMKSARRMNYDEVNDGYNGKNPNFIKTHPQIWEMLLKAKELHQILWKFKQDAGVIDFEINEAKTIINDNGEVTDIILRTRDIAEKLIESFMIRANEVVAKTVFDMKLPFIYRVHEHPRSKKMHQMVTILKLMGIKLNPKITNISSKDLQLLLNSLKQLPTFQILSTLLLRSMEKAQYTNKCIGHFGLASDYYTHFTSPIRRYPDLIVHRLLRQYIVKREINAKIIEKYQSFTNWAAEQSSNMELKALECERAVDQMKKAEYMMQFIGHKFEGIISSVTGFGLFVELDNTIEGLIRIADMTDDYYIFNEKAMILFGERKRKQYALGQKVSVLVKSANKVARTIDFILEENGQQNKNRDKNNNNQSSKMYKANNFKYRKKIKLNGKVKKK